In the Necator americanus strain Aroian chromosome X, whole genome shotgun sequence genome, aaaACACTTtagagtcgaacagatggtcACAGAGATCTTGGTCCtccagttggtccgtagcttccctgacgggtgcAAATGCTGCCCGCGCTGTTCtcatccttctcttcttcaagtccatgttcatagaacgtccgaggcaTAATGTCTTACAGAGAAACCACGTGGAATTTGAAGCTTGGAGAAGGGCATGTAGGTGAGCGTTTGTGGGCACTGTTCTAGTGTTGTAAGTACATAGTccgagacagtctccatggcgagccGTGCACGTGttgccttggtccagaatcgaagacgtcctgagcaacctgaggtTGGATCGCTTCTCACCACGCTTCCCACCGATACATTCCGACATCTGAGACGGCAGTGCCCAgggtgcagggtactgaggcagtcaATATgttggagtggcaaaaagacttttttcaaactatgcAGCCCTGCCATGGTGAGGAAAGTTTTCACCACATGTCGTCCCCCAActtatatggatcagggagccatcttgcgacattttgccaagacggtggtgaatcttagcagtgctTTACTCTTAGCCAGGTTTCCGATTTccagaagtcggaatgtcagATGTGttgaactccttctcagcttgggagatcCCGCCGCAGGACGAACCTCCGTTGTGCATTTCTGTTCGACGCCCAGGGTCACCTCCACGCAAGTGTGAGGCGATAAGCAGTTGTAGATCTCTCTCTAATTATCGtcaaaacggcgtgggaaccactttagtTTCTACGAGGTAAGGAGTTGGAACGAACCTCTATGTGCACGATTTAGCTCCCTCAACAGTATATTGATTGGCTTCACTTGAATACGCTGGTGGGAAGACTTCAGTGATTTTTGGCCGTTCGCAGTTCgatgctgcgcgtgcacaagggggcgcgttgcagctgaaataGTCGGCGTCtatgaaaaacggcgtggattAGGACTTTTTTACtgcgattaaaggcatcaccccacgaatctgaggtggtgcagatttcaggtggagtattcgtatacaggatgggagactacggagagggggatgattccgtccatttctccctaattgccgtaaaaacggacctgaagatacggcttcattcgttttggcgcaccatctTATACacgaggttcgattggagcgcgccagtcttgtgcggcccGTATCTtgctggccgttttttacggcaattagcaagaaatggacggaatcacctccctctccgtagtctcccatcccgtatacgaatactccacctgaaatctgcaccacctcagattcgtggggtgatacctttaaggagagatgagcgggaccATTCTATGTCCCGCAGCTACAATCCCACATCTAGATTTCCGctgattccttcaccacgtcagactCGTAGTACGCTGCCTCTGAAAATCCAGAATCGCGCAGCCAATGTTTGAACTTGAAGGCAAACGCGATGGAAAACATAGGAATGTTAAACATTGTGTGATAACTCATAGAACGTTTACGTTTCTTGCTGATCATTTATTGACACTGTAAACTGCAAAATGCACCTAGCACGGAAACAGCTATTACTAAGCTGACATCTTAGTTTTGCCTGCATTTGTTAGGCTACGAAATTTTGAGCAGAGCTGGAACTAATTTAAGAAACACCTAAGTAAAAGCATAGTTTAAGAAATGTTACTGGAAAACAACTGACTCTAATTAAAATACCCAAAAAAGTGAACCAGGATCTGAGGACGAATtaatttacaaaatatttgCACATTTCACCTTCAGTAATTATGTCAACTCATGAGCTATACAATACGATACGATACACTGCTATACAGTTTTGACCTTCACAGCTTCATTGTCGATCCTATTCGgatgaagaaatgaacttAACCTCAATGCCGCGAGTCATGTCCTCTTCTGCACATTGTACCCGATCCTAACGTGAACTCTTCACAATCAGTGCCTCTGCCAGGAACTCCACTCATCCGGTTCTTCTAACATGTAGTCAGTAGTGGAAATGTTCATCCGGCTGAACGCGATGATCGCGACGATTTTTTGATTGCTGCTTGGAAGAGAGCGCGTTTCATCCGGAGAGTGGGTTTGCATTGCCAGATGCTCGCGCTCACTTGGTTGAACATTTCCGAAACGACTATGGAtacaaaataagaagaagacaATAATGTACATCGGGACACACTATGCGATGCAAAATTGTGACAAGTTAGGTGAGTACATATCTGATGCTTGGAGGAGTCTCTGGTTTTTAGGCCtccgtagaaaaaaatagtgaggAATCTCTAAAGATGTCttgaaaatctttaaaaaaatggaggtGACCAGGGGACTATGCATGTAACTATGAGACGCAATTGATAggtgaaaatattcaaaatagataaaatagattccttattctattttctgaAGACTAAGGACACACCGAGGTGGATATGAGTTTCTTTCAGATTGAAGAGCGGGAATAGTGAGTGCTAGGCAGCGCACTAATGTGAGTTGGAAAGATCCAAAAGGAAGCAAAACAAGTTTATGAGGACACGAAATCGAAGTAGTTGTAGAAACTGGTTCGAAGTTatgtttcatttaaaaaatctattaaTTATCGGAGCAATTAGGATGAACTAATCAAAAACTAATGAACGATCTTTCTACTATCGCAAAATACAATCCATATGATAAGAGAGTAGTgaagcgtctgtggaaacggTTATTGACCGTTACACTTCTGCCTCACTTCATTATTTGAGATCtttatttctacatttatttttttctcatctatcAACTATCATCTCATAATAAGGCGTTTATTATTAAAAGGAGTACAGTTGTAACGATAATTCAAGTAAATACGGTTCAATAGCATAATATGGCTGATTCGTTCCTTTCTTCTCGTTCGGATACATGGTATCGATCGGAAATAACCGCATCTTAGCACCTCCTCTTAAAATGCTCTCTTTATCAGACAACAAGATTCTGTTACCTACTCAtactatattttaattttttttttagaatatttcaCTTATACTTATCTAAAGTCTCTAAACTACTTCTTGAGGAAATACAAATGAAACGTTTGTGTTAGTAATGATAGCTTTTGTAAAGAAGACTAGTTCTGAATACGGTAGACGAGAATGACTTGGTATTGGCGGTTGTCCTATATTCCGTTGTCTTTTCAATGTTTAAGATCGTTATTATCTCATCAATAATCTATGTCATGAACGATGTCAACGGTTCAAAACAACTGCATTAAATGTAGTAATTATATCTTGATCAAACCCGAAACTGTCGCCTAAATCTCTGCACAACCATTCGATCGTATAGGGGACTACGTTGAATGAAATTCAACTTAGTTTTCAACTTAATACTCCCGTGAATTGTTATACTTGATGAGAATTAAATGTGCTAGCTATCTAATCCAGAAATGGTCGCCATGCTTATTCATTTAATCCAATAAAGTATGTACTGCTGACCCTCTTTGTATTTCATTCATGGTGTCTTCGTTTTTTGCGGAATTTCTCCTAATTATTGTAGCTGCTACACTTAAGTGATGTCTAATGGGGAACATAACGTTATGGTATACGAAAAATAACAGTTATGTACCAGAAGaagaaagctaaaaaaaaacagctggttTATTTTGCCTTTTAAACCTAAGTACATACagaaaaataagtagaaactgtaaaactgtgaaaaaagcgcagtgtttttttcttccattctgtGCCCTAACTTACAGTTGCTACAGCCAAACATCCGAAATAATTTTCATCAACTACTTTTTTCCCAAGCTTcattattttccagaaaaaaaaaggacttctATAGAGATCATAGATCAGTTCACTTTCAACGAGTTGTCTCGATCATTGGAAATAACGTATATGTTACTCTGGAAttgaaaagcaaataaataaaattcatttaacCTTCATTCAAATTCAAGTGTAGGTTCACATTTCAACGAAACAAAAgtgtaaatgcaaaaatttcgcagagatcggaggagacttccaTGCACCGTTCTGCGGTGGCGATCAATACTTGGGAAAGTGCACGAAATTTATGGCATAGTGAACTTCGCCATGCTAAAAATATACATTGATCACGTCACTCCGTTCTTTTCATGAATATTTCCTAACCAGTTACTGCAGTTTATTTATGAAATTATGTGTATCTTTTGTGCGGTCGTAGTCCTGCATCCATGGAACAAAATTACTGCAATGAACTATAGGCTTAAACGTTTAGTTGAAGAACATGTAGAAAGAGTAACAAGTTGTTGTCCTTTGATACACatcttttgaagtttttcttcattttttttttacatcgcTCATATGTTGCTAGACATTTCCATAGCCTCAACAATTCTATCGACATCCAAGTCTTATATTAGAGGATAGATATTCAAGGCTAAAAGTAtggcagggtcaaaacgacgtgaagtacggtgcaattgcgtacttctctcgaggcgcttcggtggagtgTAAAAggtaggagcgtggtgaaacctttgctggcaccacccatcgctgcatttTGCGAAAGTCCCACCTCGGTTTTAGCTGCTGTCGCCACCGCGCCGTtacgagcgcgtacgcaaatgcaccgtgcttcatgtcgttttgacccgactataaacaaCAAAGCCAACCTTCCTTTTTGTTTGCCAACTCCTTAAAATGCTCAGATTTTACCaatatctcttttttcaacCTTCTCTCCTAAGTAGACACGAACGTTTGTGCACTTCTCCATTATAATATCGATATTAGATATTGTAACGAGTATTCTAAAGTCGTGACCGGATGAGTTCAATAAGAAAAAGACATTTGGAAAGATTTTGCTAGGACAGGTGAGGGAGAAGGTCCTTCTCAAGTGGAAAAGGAGCAGGAGTTGCggtggacgcgtcgcggtcgcccAGTTGAATATTTTACGCGCTTACAATATATGTGTTTGGGCTCTTGCAACTTCCTCAAATCTTTATTCAATACACAACATGACGAGATTATTCTGGCTTTTCCTACCTCAGTCAGttacaaaaacaatttcaaaacacCTCACGCCGACAACCAACCCTAGaaatttctgtaaataaaaattttctgaaaatgtggCTGCACTCATTTTTGCACACAGTGCCGATGTATTCACAACGATAGTGCTGCGATGTCGATCATTTTTGATGATTAATATAGAAATCGATTGGTGGCGATTGCTTTCACAGCTGTAACCAGTGAGTCAGACGTCGATGTTCATATGCCGAAGGATTGCACAACTTCTCTCTTCGTTTTGAATCAAACCCCCACCACGGAATTGCTTATCCGAGTTCATATATTTTCATAAACGCTACGTCGTCCCGTTTTTCTTACATTCGCTTTCAAGAAAGTCATTTCCTGGAAATATCCTCGTTAATTTAGGATCATGTTAGAAGTTAGGGTTAttaaagtaagaaaaagtttATGTAACTTAGATAAGATACTGCTACCGCGCTGCTTATCAGAACATTTAAAAGGGAAAACTGTCCTCtaaaaggacttttttttccagaaatatttgaaatatagGAACAGTGTGGTGATTTATCCTCACCTTTAACGGTCacctattctatttttatgag is a window encoding:
- a CDS encoding hypothetical protein (NECATOR_CHRX.G21937.T1), with amino-acid sequence MSECIGGKRGEKRSNLRLLRTSSILDQGNTCTARHGDCLGLCTYNTRTVPTNAHLHALLQASNSTWFLCKTLCLGRSMNMDLKKRRMRTARAAFAPVREATDQLEDQDLCDHLFDSKVFSALCYAAKTWKDIAATSGKILATRRALQR